From one Conyzicola nivalis genomic stretch:
- a CDS encoding ABC transporter permease → MSIVRATRAELAKVFTVRLWWILALVMAVYVGSLAGILAGVFGGLDLSADPTAPTVDVSQLHLVIYSTASAIGYVFPVLLGALSATSESRHQTLTPTFLANPRRAQVLVAKSIAMALIGAFFGVVALVGSIGTGAVVLAAVGKDTGLDDPDTWVLVGRVVLAMALWAVIGVALGSLVPNQVAALVIVLAFTQFVEPILRSVSAIWEWTARVGQFLPGAASDALVGWSVFTSLGAMTTEVVELEWWQGGLVLFGIAAIVGVAGYFAVWKRDVT, encoded by the coding sequence ATGAGCATCGTCAGGGCCACCAGGGCGGAGCTCGCGAAGGTCTTCACCGTGCGGCTCTGGTGGATTCTCGCCCTCGTTATGGCCGTCTACGTCGGCAGTCTCGCCGGCATCCTCGCGGGCGTGTTCGGCGGGCTCGACCTGTCGGCCGATCCGACCGCTCCCACGGTCGACGTGTCGCAGCTGCACCTCGTCATCTACAGCACGGCCTCGGCGATCGGCTACGTCTTCCCCGTGCTGCTCGGCGCGCTCTCGGCCACCTCCGAGTCGCGCCATCAGACCCTCACCCCGACGTTTCTCGCCAACCCGCGACGCGCCCAGGTGCTGGTCGCCAAGAGCATCGCGATGGCGCTCATCGGCGCGTTCTTCGGGGTCGTGGCGCTCGTCGGGTCCATCGGGACCGGAGCGGTCGTGCTCGCCGCGGTAGGCAAAGACACCGGGCTCGACGATCCCGACACCTGGGTTCTCGTGGGGCGGGTCGTTCTCGCGATGGCGCTCTGGGCGGTGATCGGGGTCGCCCTCGGAAGCCTCGTGCCCAACCAGGTGGCGGCGCTCGTGATCGTGCTCGCCTTCACCCAGTTCGTGGAGCCCATCCTGCGGTCGGTGTCGGCGATCTGGGAGTGGACCGCGCGCGTCGGTCAGTTCCTTCCCGGGGCGGCGAGCGACGCTCTGGTCGGTTGGAGTGTCTTCACGTCGCTCGGGGCGATGACGACCGAGGTCGTCGAACTCGAGTGGTGGCAGGGCGGCCTCGTGCTGTTCGGCATCGCGGCGATCGTGGGCGTCGCCGGCTACTTCGCGGTGTGGAAGCGCGACGTCACCTGA
- a CDS encoding amidase, with protein MFELHHLTAQEQADWLRRGDVSPSELATHYLERIARLDGALGAFTTVTPEAALARAAYVESTVSRAVALWGLPLGDKDLSARAGVRTTYGSRLFEHFVPDESDEIVTALDDAGAVSLGKTNAPEFGMPSYTESLVAPPARNPYDTTLGAGGSSGGAAVAVAAGLLPVAPGSDGGGSIRIPAAATGLVGVKPSRGRVPANAGFGSLGGLVTPGPIARTVADAAMLLDAMVEGGPYQYATRAPSWDEGALLNAAVRGEGRFEIGVMTSSPWDSLYEITVSAEAESALATAAYELSLLGHGLQDYELEPDDSYGPAFRTLWQAGAANIPAEGEDLELLEPLTQWLVARGRELSARDLATALSTLTRFERSVIRQFSRFDAVMTPALALTPRPVGWYDAVDAERNFEQQVQYTPFTSFANVSGLPAITLPVAVTDAGLPMGVQVISRPGGEHTLLAIGAQLERRFAWQRRHPPQW; from the coding sequence ATGTTCGAACTCCATCACCTCACCGCCCAGGAGCAGGCCGACTGGCTGCGTCGCGGCGACGTTTCGCCCTCGGAACTCGCGACGCACTACCTGGAGCGCATCGCACGCCTCGACGGCGCACTCGGCGCGTTCACCACGGTGACGCCCGAAGCCGCGCTCGCCAGGGCGGCGTACGTCGAGTCGACGGTCTCGCGCGCGGTCGCCCTCTGGGGCCTGCCGCTCGGCGACAAGGACCTCAGCGCCCGCGCGGGCGTGCGCACGACCTACGGCTCGCGGCTGTTCGAGCACTTCGTGCCCGACGAATCGGACGAGATCGTGACCGCGCTCGACGACGCGGGCGCCGTGAGCCTCGGCAAGACGAACGCTCCCGAGTTCGGCATGCCCAGCTACACCGAGTCGCTCGTGGCGCCGCCGGCGCGCAACCCCTACGACACGACGCTCGGTGCGGGCGGCAGCAGCGGGGGAGCGGCCGTCGCGGTCGCCGCCGGCCTGCTGCCGGTCGCGCCCGGCTCGGACGGGGGCGGGTCGATCCGCATCCCCGCGGCGGCGACCGGTCTCGTCGGTGTGAAGCCGTCGCGCGGGCGGGTGCCGGCCAACGCCGGTTTCGGTTCGCTCGGCGGTCTCGTCACGCCCGGCCCGATCGCGCGTACGGTCGCCGACGCCGCGATGCTGCTCGACGCGATGGTCGAGGGCGGCCCCTACCAGTACGCGACGCGGGCGCCGTCGTGGGACGAAGGCGCGCTGCTCAATGCCGCCGTGCGCGGCGAGGGCCGCTTCGAGATCGGCGTGATGACCTCGTCGCCGTGGGACAGCCTGTACGAGATCACCGTCTCGGCCGAGGCCGAATCGGCGCTCGCCACGGCCGCCTACGAGCTGTCGCTGCTCGGCCACGGGCTGCAGGACTACGAACTCGAGCCGGACGACAGCTATGGTCCGGCGTTCCGCACCCTGTGGCAGGCCGGGGCCGCGAACATCCCGGCGGAGGGCGAAGACCTCGAGCTGCTCGAACCGCTCACCCAATGGCTCGTGGCTCGCGGTCGGGAGTTGAGCGCACGCGACCTGGCGACTGCGTTGTCGACACTGACGAGGTTCGAGCGCAGTGTCATCCGTCAGTTCTCCCGCTTCGATGCGGTGATGACGCCGGCCCTCGCGCTCACCCCGCGCCCGGTCGGCTGGTACGACGCGGTCGACGCCGAACGCAACTTCGAGCAGCAGGTGCAGTACACGCCGTTCACGTCGTTCGCGAACGTGAGCGGGCTGCCCGCGATCACACTTCCGGTCGCGGTGACGGATGCGGGCCTACCCATGGGCGTGCAGGTGATCAGTCGCCCGGGCGGCGAGCACACCCTCCTGGCCATCGGAGCCCAGCTCGAGCGCAGGTTCGCGTGGCAGCGCAGGCACCCGCCGCAGTGGTGA
- a CDS encoding GNAT family N-acetyltransferase gives MLEEEYQPRRVLPPHLKKAPEPQPVFEYSIRPAVAEDLPHIREIYNHYVMNSTVTFDETPMTIAALRKKFAAVGKLGFPFIVAVSPNGQILGYAYVYPWKDKAAYRFTVENSIYLGPGATGKGLGKVLLGELITRSKAAGIKEIIAVIADKGAESSIKIHKDFGFKDIGHMGKVGFKFDRWLGTYMMQKSLK, from the coding sequence ATGCTCGAAGAGGAATACCAGCCGAGACGCGTGCTTCCGCCGCACCTCAAGAAGGCGCCGGAACCGCAGCCGGTCTTCGAGTATTCGATCCGCCCGGCCGTCGCCGAGGACCTCCCGCACATCCGCGAGATCTACAACCACTACGTCATGAACTCCACAGTGACCTTCGACGAGACGCCGATGACGATCGCGGCCCTGCGCAAGAAGTTCGCGGCGGTCGGCAAGCTGGGCTTCCCCTTCATCGTGGCGGTGAGCCCCAACGGCCAGATCCTCGGGTACGCCTACGTCTACCCGTGGAAGGACAAGGCCGCCTACCGCTTCACCGTCGAGAACTCGATCTACCTCGGGCCCGGCGCCACGGGGAAGGGGCTCGGCAAGGTACTCCTCGGCGAGCTCATCACCCGTTCGAAGGCGGCGGGAATCAAAGAGATCATCGCCGTCATCGCCGACAAGGGCGCGGAGTCGTCGATCAAGATCCACAAGGACTTCGGGTTCAAGGACATCGGCCACATGGGCAAGGTCGGCTTCAAGTTCGACCGCTGGCTCGGTACCTACATGATGCAGAAGAGCCTGAAGTAG
- a CDS encoding peptidase S51, which yields MSIHLVGGGWADDYDGEVYREFLLEASQRAIASGRDVARIGVLLVCEDAGTADKRTAQYREQLLRVALCEPFVTAIVEGELFTSSVLSGIDALLIGGGLPPAYLDAVAPIVEEIRMLVGDSLPYLGYSAGAAIAADTALVGGWKIGDVQVCAESAGENLEDVTVAEGLGLVDLAIEVHAVQWGTLSRLVAATEAGLVDGGIAIDEFTALIVGDDLLRVVGSGSIWQVDRGDDGVLVSTLGA from the coding sequence GTGAGCATCCATCTGGTGGGCGGGGGCTGGGCCGACGACTACGACGGCGAGGTCTACCGCGAGTTCCTGCTCGAAGCGTCGCAGCGTGCCATCGCGAGCGGCCGCGACGTCGCCCGCATCGGCGTGCTGCTCGTCTGCGAAGACGCCGGAACGGCGGACAAACGCACTGCGCAGTACCGCGAGCAGCTGTTGCGGGTCGCGCTCTGCGAACCGTTCGTCACCGCGATCGTCGAGGGCGAGCTCTTCACCTCGAGCGTGCTCTCGGGCATCGACGCGCTGCTGATCGGCGGGGGACTGCCCCCCGCCTACCTCGACGCGGTGGCGCCGATCGTCGAAGAGATCCGGATGCTCGTCGGTGACTCGCTCCCGTACCTGGGCTATTCGGCGGGCGCCGCCATCGCGGCCGACACCGCCCTCGTCGGCGGCTGGAAGATCGGCGACGTGCAGGTGTGCGCCGAGAGTGCCGGCGAAAACCTCGAAGACGTCACCGTCGCCGAGGGACTCGGCCTCGTCGACCTCGCGATCGAGGTGCACGCCGTCCAGTGGGGCACACTCTCCCGGCTCGTGGCAGCGACCGAGGCGGGTCTCGTCGACGGCGGCATCGCGATCGACGAATTCACCGCGCTGATCGTGGGCGACGACCTGTTGCGGGTGGTCGGCAGCGGGAGCATCTGGCAGGTCGACCGCGGCGACGACGGCGTACTTGTGAGTACCTTGGGGGCATGA
- a CDS encoding TetR/AcrR family transcriptional regulator → MTQLHDPETKAKLGRKRDHTRDPEILDAALEVLAETGYDGMTIDMVAARAKAGKATLYRRWASKGELVIDAVACMKQIDPDAIPDTGTLRGDLVAMIKPHALHDADKKLRIMGALTSMLARDPQLADAAYAAIVEPRASVNRMLLQRAIDRGEIAADTDIEMISLVSQSMATYRTIMLRKPVDREFLISVIDGVLMPALGLAKPKD, encoded by the coding sequence ATGACGCAGCTTCACGATCCCGAAACCAAGGCCAAGCTCGGCCGGAAGCGCGACCACACCCGCGATCCCGAGATTCTGGATGCCGCGCTGGAAGTGCTCGCGGAGACCGGGTACGACGGCATGACCATCGACATGGTGGCGGCCCGGGCGAAGGCGGGCAAGGCCACGCTCTACCGTCGCTGGGCCTCGAAGGGCGAGCTCGTCATCGACGCCGTGGCGTGCATGAAGCAGATCGACCCCGACGCGATTCCCGACACGGGGACGCTGCGCGGCGACCTCGTCGCGATGATCAAGCCGCACGCACTGCACGACGCAGACAAGAAGCTGCGCATCATGGGCGCCCTGACCTCGATGCTGGCCCGCGATCCGCAACTCGCCGACGCAGCGTATGCGGCGATCGTCGAGCCGCGCGCATCCGTCAACCGCATGCTGCTGCAGCGCGCGATCGACCGGGGCGAGATCGCGGCGGACACCGACATCGAAATGATCTCGCTCGTCAGCCAGTCGATGGCGACCTACCGAACGATCATGCTGCGCAAGCCGGTCGACCGCGAGTTCCTCATCTCGGTGATCGACGGCGTGCTCATGCCGGCGCTCGGGTTGGCCAAGCCGAAGGATTGA
- a CDS encoding uracil-DNA glycosylase: protein MSRHSIGELLDPGWAEALAPVAPDIAALGDFLRAEVAEGRGYLPAGRDVLRAFTRPLADVRVLIVGQDPYPTPGHPIGLSFAVDGHVRPLPRSLNNIYRELRDDLGVEPPEHGDLSAWADHGVMLLNRVLTVRPGAAASHRGKGWEQVTDAAIRALVARDHPLVAILWGRDAQALKPLLGATPTIESAHPSPLSASRGFFGSRPFSRANAELVAQGAHPIDWSL from the coding sequence ATGAGCCGGCACAGCATCGGCGAACTGCTCGACCCCGGCTGGGCCGAGGCGCTCGCCCCCGTCGCGCCAGACATCGCGGCCCTCGGCGACTTCCTGCGCGCCGAGGTGGCCGAGGGCCGCGGCTACCTGCCGGCGGGCCGCGACGTGCTGCGCGCCTTCACGCGCCCGCTCGCCGACGTGCGCGTGCTGATCGTCGGCCAGGACCCGTATCCGACGCCCGGGCACCCCATCGGACTGTCGTTCGCCGTCGACGGCCATGTGCGTCCGCTGCCCCGCAGCCTGAACAACATCTACCGCGAGCTCCGCGACGACCTCGGCGTCGAGCCGCCCGAGCACGGCGACCTGAGCGCGTGGGCCGACCACGGGGTGATGCTGCTCAACCGCGTGCTCACGGTGCGCCCCGGCGCCGCCGCATCGCATCGGGGCAAGGGCTGGGAGCAGGTGACGGATGCCGCGATCCGGGCGCTCGTCGCGCGTGACCATCCCCTCGTCGCCATTCTCTGGGGCCGCGACGCGCAGGCCCTGAAGCCGCTGCTCGGAGCCACCCCCACGATCGAGTCCGCGCATCCGAGCCCGCTGTCGGCGTCGCGCGGCTTCTTCGGATCGCGACCGTTCAGCCGCGCCAATGCCGAGCTGGTGGCGCAGGGGGCGCATCCGATCGACTGGTCGCTCTGA
- a CDS encoding GntR family transcriptional regulator, giving the protein MNQRRRRVVDETRPIFVQIAEGIENDILAGVLAEETQVPSTNEFATYYRINPATAGKGVNLLVDAGILYKKRGIGMFVAEGARNRLTEARRETFQSEFVRPLVAEAAKLGISSSQLTDMIRKEGAS; this is encoded by the coding sequence ATGAACCAACGAAGAAGGCGCGTCGTGGATGAGACCCGGCCGATCTTCGTGCAGATCGCGGAGGGGATCGAGAACGACATCCTCGCCGGTGTGCTCGCTGAAGAGACGCAGGTGCCGTCGACCAACGAGTTCGCCACCTATTACCGCATCAACCCCGCCACCGCCGGCAAGGGCGTCAACCTGCTCGTCGACGCGGGAATCCTCTACAAGAAAAGGGGTATCGGCATGTTCGTCGCCGAGGGCGCGAGAAACCGTCTGACGGAGGCTCGTCGCGAGACATTTCAATCGGAGTTCGTCAGGCCGCTCGTCGCGGAAGCCGCCAAACTCGGCATCTCGTCGTCGCAGCTGACCGACATGATCAGGAAGGAAGGCGCATCGTGA
- a CDS encoding phosphoribosyltransferase produces the protein MTSLASDVPPAAELTPDREVLTWDQFGVASRELAREVLKSGFVPDVVVAIARGGLLLAGSIAYALGAKSCGAMNIEFYTGVGERLPEPIMLPPMFDDSTLDGKNVLLVDDVSDSGRTLAMVDQLLKASGATVRTVVLYTKPGTVHVPHYTWKNTDRWINFPWSVLPVVEVEGHVHTRGADA, from the coding sequence ATGACTTCCCTCGCCTCCGATGTGCCGCCAGCCGCCGAACTCACGCCCGACCGGGAGGTACTCACCTGGGACCAGTTCGGTGTCGCCTCACGCGAGCTGGCGCGCGAGGTTCTGAAGAGCGGATTTGTGCCGGATGTCGTGGTCGCGATCGCCCGCGGAGGCCTGCTTCTCGCCGGGTCGATCGCCTACGCGCTCGGGGCGAAGAGCTGCGGGGCCATGAACATCGAGTTCTACACCGGAGTGGGCGAGCGGCTGCCCGAACCGATCATGCTGCCGCCCATGTTCGACGACTCGACGCTGGACGGGAAGAACGTGTTGCTCGTCGACGACGTCTCCGACTCGGGCCGCACGCTCGCGATGGTCGACCAGCTGCTCAAGGCCAGCGGCGCCACGGTGCGCACCGTCGTGCTGTACACGAAGCCGGGCACGGTACACGTGCCGCACTACACGTGGAAGAACACCGACCGCTGGATCAACTTCCCCTGGTCGGTTCTCCCGGTCGTCGAGGTCGAGGGCCACGTACACACCAGGGGAGCCGACGCGTGA
- a CDS encoding ABC transporter permease, with translation MTTATLAEPTTHARPAPPNRILAIVRLHFVNPATTIVIPWMILGFIFLVNLAIWAIIFASVADEESRTNAQEGLNWSGASFYIFVYMTIVAIQAINLTFPFAQGYSVTRKDFYLGTSIAFLLLAAMYAAGLTVLSLIEDATDGWGLGGHMFTSVYFGVGEWYVRFGLFFTIFAFFFFLGAAFAAVYVRWRANGMIALWAAITLVIVALIALVTFTDSWPAVGGWFVETGVNGVILWTLVPTAISAVTGYFVLKKATPRN, from the coding sequence ATGACCACCGCAACCCTCGCCGAGCCCACCACACACGCACGCCCGGCACCGCCCAACCGCATCCTGGCGATCGTGCGCCTGCACTTCGTGAACCCGGCCACCACCATCGTGATCCCCTGGATGATCTTGGGGTTCATCTTTTTGGTGAACCTCGCCATCTGGGCGATCATCTTCGCCTCCGTGGCAGACGAGGAATCCCGCACCAACGCCCAGGAGGGTCTCAACTGGAGCGGCGCCTCGTTCTACATCTTCGTCTATATGACGATCGTGGCGATCCAGGCGATCAACCTCACCTTCCCGTTCGCGCAGGGCTACAGCGTCACGAGGAAAGACTTCTACCTCGGCACCTCGATCGCGTTCCTGCTGCTGGCGGCGATGTACGCGGCCGGTCTCACCGTGCTCTCGCTCATCGAAGACGCTACGGACGGCTGGGGCCTGGGCGGCCACATGTTCACCTCGGTCTACTTCGGGGTGGGCGAGTGGTACGTGCGCTTCGGTCTCTTCTTCACGATCTTCGCGTTCTTCTTCTTCCTCGGCGCGGCGTTCGCGGCGGTCTATGTGCGGTGGCGCGCGAACGGAATGATCGCGTTGTGGGCGGCGATCACCCTCGTGATCGTGGCGCTCATCGCCCTGGTCACCTTCACCGACTCGTGGCCGGCCGTCGGCGGGTGGTTCGTCGAGACGGGGGTCAACGGCGTCATCCTCTGGACGCTCGTGCCCACCGCGATCTCCGCGGTGACGGGTTACTTCGTGCTGAAGAAGGCGACCCCGCGCAACTGA
- a CDS encoding ATP-binding cassette domain-containing protein — MPATATTIDVSHLSKSFGPVDAVSDLSFVVEPGSVTGFLGPNGAGKTTTLRMLLGLVNPSSGLATFGGVGYRDLPSPLETVGTALEASSFHPGRTARNHLKVYTTATGIDPGRIDRVLKQVGIDAYADRRVGGYSLGMRQRLGLAFALLGDPRVLVLDEPINGLDPEGIRWIRGFLRELAAEGRTVLVSSHLLSEVQQSVDRAIIITRGRLVYDGTLSGLEFTARVVVDAPDRAALHSALLAAGARVDVSEGGLVVKELDGAAIGAIAHRAGVPLSLLAEQQEGLESAFLELTGTEPEPAPGVHRHGAHAAPAEGDAS, encoded by the coding sequence ATGCCTGCCACCGCGACGACGATCGACGTCTCCCACCTGTCCAAGTCGTTTGGACCCGTCGACGCGGTCTCCGACCTGAGCTTCGTCGTCGAGCCGGGCAGCGTCACGGGATTCCTCGGACCGAACGGCGCCGGCAAGACCACGACGCTGCGCATGCTGCTCGGGCTGGTGAACCCGAGCTCGGGTTTGGCGACGTTCGGGGGAGTGGGCTATCGGGACCTGCCGAGCCCGCTCGAGACGGTGGGCACGGCGCTCGAGGCGTCGAGCTTCCACCCGGGCCGCACCGCCCGCAACCACCTGAAGGTCTACACGACCGCCACCGGGATCGACCCCGGCCGTATCGACCGGGTGCTGAAGCAGGTGGGGATCGACGCCTACGCCGACCGTCGCGTCGGGGGCTATTCGCTCGGCATGCGGCAGCGTCTGGGGCTCGCGTTCGCCCTGCTCGGCGACCCGCGGGTGCTCGTGCTCGACGAACCGATCAACGGGCTCGACCCCGAGGGCATCCGCTGGATCCGCGGCTTCCTGCGCGAACTGGCCGCGGAGGGGCGCACTGTACTGGTCTCGTCGCACCTGTTGAGCGAGGTGCAGCAGAGTGTCGACCGGGCGATCATCATCACGCGTGGCCGACTCGTCTACGACGGAACGCTGAGCGGGCTCGAGTTCACGGCCCGCGTCGTGGTCGACGCGCCCGACCGCGCCGCTTTGCACTCGGCCCTGCTCGCCGCGGGCGCCAGGGTGGACGTCTCGGAGGGCGGGCTCGTCGTGAAGGAACTCGACGGCGCCGCGATCGGCGCCATCGCCCACCGCGCCGGCGTACCGCTCAGCCTGCTGGCCGAACAGCAGGAGGGCCTCGAGAGCGCGTTCCTCGAGCTCACCGGAACCGAGCCGGAACCGGCACCCGGCGTCCACAGACACGGCGCGCACGCGGCGCCCGCCGAGGGGGACGCATCATGA
- a CDS encoding ABC transporter ATP-binding protein encodes MSAVVEVTGLGKKFGQLAAVDNATFSIEENRVYGLLGRNGAGKTTMMQLITGQDFASEGSIRVFGENPVENSRALSRVCFVKESQKYPDDFKPKHVLKSAPWFFPNWDAGFAERLVADFRLPLNRRIKKLSRGQLSAIGVIVGLASRAPLTFFDEPYLGLDAVARQTFYDRLLEDYAEHPRTVVLSTHLIDEVSNLLEHVIVIDDGKIIMDAPAEELRGSATIVAGKRAAVDAFTSGRDILHSERLGGLSSVTVGRLSPAERAAATAAGLELSPVSLQQLVVRVTTANADRSQES; translated from the coding sequence GTGAGTGCCGTAGTGGAGGTCACGGGCCTCGGAAAGAAGTTCGGTCAGCTCGCCGCGGTCGACAACGCGACGTTCTCGATCGAGGAGAACCGCGTCTACGGCCTGCTCGGCCGCAACGGCGCGGGCAAGACCACCATGATGCAGCTCATCACCGGCCAGGACTTCGCGTCGGAGGGCAGCATCCGCGTCTTCGGCGAGAACCCGGTCGAGAACTCCCGCGCCCTCTCCCGCGTCTGCTTCGTCAAGGAGAGCCAGAAGTATCCCGACGACTTCAAGCCGAAGCACGTGCTGAAGAGCGCGCCGTGGTTCTTCCCCAACTGGGACGCCGGGTTCGCCGAGCGGCTCGTGGCCGATTTCCGGCTGCCGCTGAACCGGCGCATCAAGAAGCTGTCGCGCGGCCAGCTCTCGGCGATCGGCGTGATCGTCGGCCTCGCCTCGCGCGCGCCCCTCACCTTCTTCGACGAGCCGTACCTCGGACTCGACGCGGTCGCCAGGCAGACCTTCTACGACCGCCTGCTCGAGGACTACGCCGAACACCCGCGCACCGTCGTGCTCTCCACCCACCTCATCGACGAGGTGAGCAACCTGCTGGAGCACGTGATCGTGATCGACGACGGAAAGATCATCATGGATGCCCCGGCGGAAGAACTGCGCGGGTCGGCCACGATCGTCGCAGGGAAGCGCGCCGCGGTCGACGCCTTCACGTCCGGCCGGGACATCCTGCACAGCGAACGGCTCGGCGGACTGTCGTCCGTGACGGTCGGGCGCCTCTCCCCCGCAGAACGCGCCGCGGCGACCGCCGCCGGCCTCGAGCTCTCCCCGGTGTCGTTGCAGCAGCTCGTGGTGCGCGTCACCACCGCGAACGCAGATCGGAGCCAGGAATCATGA
- a CDS encoding MFS transporter, which translates to MTQTLPVAAPVAAPSRRWWTLITVGLAQLMVVLDSTVVNIALPAAQADLGFSNGERQWIITAYSLAFGSLLLLGGRLSDLIGRKRTFIIGLIGFAAASALGGAADSFGLLVAARALQGVFGALLAPTALAVLTTTFTIPKERARAFGVFGAIAGAGGAVGLLLGGFLTEKLDWRWNLYINVVIAIIAVIGAIVFVTNAERTGPRPKLDIPGTIFVSGALFGLVFGLSNAETDGWDSPLTWGMLAGFVVLITAFVLWQRRAAHPLLPLSIVLDRNRAAAYTAVLLAGAGMFGIFLFVTYYLQASLGYTPIQTGLSFLPMIGMLVVAAQLGTNLLLPRFGPKVMVPFGMTIAAVGMVLLTRLDLGSEYVPDILIPLMILGFGMGSTMPAAMQTATLGVDREFAGVASAMVNTSQQVGGSIGVALLNTLAATAATDYLAANQPATAAVAARAAIESYNTAYWWGAGIFATGAVIAALLFRRRGQGLALHTEPAADAEPVLAH; encoded by the coding sequence ATGACTCAGACCCTTCCCGTCGCCGCCCCCGTCGCGGCCCCGTCCCGTCGCTGGTGGACGCTGATCACCGTCGGCCTCGCCCAGCTGATGGTCGTGCTCGACTCCACGGTGGTCAACATCGCGCTCCCCGCCGCCCAGGCCGACCTCGGTTTCTCCAATGGCGAACGCCAGTGGATCATCACCGCCTACTCCCTCGCCTTCGGCAGCCTGCTGCTGCTCGGCGGACGCCTGTCCGATCTCATCGGCCGCAAGCGCACGTTCATCATCGGCCTCATCGGTTTCGCAGCAGCCTCCGCGCTCGGCGGCGCGGCCGACAGCTTCGGCCTCCTCGTCGCCGCCCGCGCGCTGCAGGGAGTGTTCGGGGCGCTGCTCGCCCCCACCGCCCTCGCGGTGCTCACGACCACCTTCACCATCCCCAAGGAACGCGCCCGCGCGTTCGGCGTCTTCGGCGCGATCGCCGGAGCGGGCGGTGCCGTCGGCCTGCTGCTCGGCGGCTTCCTCACCGAGAAGCTCGACTGGCGCTGGAACCTGTACATCAACGTCGTCATCGCGATCATCGCCGTGATCGGTGCGATCGTGTTCGTGACCAACGCCGAGCGCACCGGGCCGCGGCCGAAGCTCGACATCCCCGGCACCATCTTCGTGTCCGGCGCCCTCTTCGGCCTCGTGTTCGGTCTCTCCAACGCCGAGACCGACGGCTGGGATTCGCCGCTCACCTGGGGCATGCTCGCCGGCTTCGTGGTGTTGATCACCGCGTTCGTGCTCTGGCAGCGACGCGCGGCGCACCCGCTGCTCCCCCTGTCGATCGTGCTCGACCGCAACCGCGCGGCCGCCTACACCGCGGTCCTGCTGGCCGGTGCCGGAATGTTCGGCATCTTCCTCTTCGTGACCTACTACCTGCAGGCGTCGCTCGGCTACACGCCGATCCAGACCGGACTGTCGTTCCTGCCCATGATCGGCATGCTCGTCGTGGCCGCGCAGTTGGGTACCAACCTGCTGCTCCCCCGCTTCGGCCCGAAGGTCATGGTGCCGTTCGGCATGACGATCGCGGCCGTGGGAATGGTGCTGCTCACACGCCTCGACCTCGGCAGCGAGTACGTGCCCGACATCCTGATACCGCTGATGATCCTCGGCTTCGGCATGGGTTCGACGATGCCCGCCGCGATGCAGACCGCGACGCTCGGCGTCGACCGCGAGTTCGCCGGTGTCGCCTCGGCGATGGTGAACACGAGCCAGCAGGTCGGCGGGTCGATCGGAGTCGCGCTGCTCAACACGCTCGCGGCGACGGCGGCCACCGACTACCTCGCCGCGAACCAGCCGGCGACGGCCGCCGTGGCCGCACGGGCCGCGATCGAGAGCTACAACACCGCCTACTGGTGGGGAGCCGGCATCTTCGCGACCGGCGCCGTCATCGCCGCGCTGCTGTTCCGCCGCCGCGGGCAGGGCCTCGCGCTGCACACCGAGCCGGCGGCAGACGCCGAGCCGGTACTGGCGCACTGA